The segment GGATGAAGGCGCCCTCTTGTGTCCTGCATCAGTTTTCAGATTTCAGTTGTTGACCTGCTGTGATGTTCACTGCAGGAAGACGTGTAAAAACTCCACTGAGCCTTTAACAGCTTCAAACAACATCAGTAAAGACAGATTTTAATATCTGTAATATCACACTGTGTCAGTTTGTTGACAGAAGTCACATCCTGTAACACTGACGCTGCATTCAGGTCACATGGGAAAGATGGGAGAGAAGAGTTTCCAGTCTGCAAATATTATTCACATCAGCTTTCAGGTTGTAAACAGAACTTGTGAAAGTGAGATTTGATGCTGCAGGCTGTGATTTCTCTGACTTCTGTGACCAGATGTGAATAATTATATGTTCAGTTTATAGTTTAATCATATTATGACTGGACTTGATGGAGTCCACATGTGTTTAATTTAGTGTTGATGTTCAAATATGAGTTTTTTAGTAaaaactgtaacactgtaaaCTTCAGCAAACATCTATTACGGCGTCTTCACGGCTTCAAACTGGAGTCAACATGTTGTTTCCTTCTGATGTTTATTACGATTGAACTGAACTCAGCGTCtcatatgtgcagagttttgaTCAAATGATTCCTGAATGACTTCTGCAGTAGAAAAGGTGGAGTAACGTTACCTGTGAtggttcaataaatcaatcacagctgtcaggaAACTAATCACCACTGTTTTAGATGCATTTCTTTGCTGCTGATTAatataaatgactaaaactcTTCAGCACAGCAACAAAATCAGTCACAAGAAGTTTTAATCAAGTCTGGATTTAAACTTTACAAACTCGTCTTCATCGAACTCTGAACGACACTAAACTCTCAAACTTCACAGTGAAAGAGTTTCTGGCTGAGTGTGAACAATATTATCACGTGACGTACTGATTGATCACATGACGGAACAACCAATCAGAGATATGGATCGGCCCGACATCTGctgtattgtacatttatttaaaacatccTTACAGTGCTGAGTTATTCTGCAGGAATTTAATTATAAGTTTAATTTGTGTGAAATCGTCAAATCTCTGGTTAATAATTACCAACAATCtgatacatttataatatataaatatataaatatggatgaatgaaaggaaattggttgaaatggaaataaaatgtgctgcagatgtTCTGCTGTTGGTAGACGAGCTGATCATGACCAACGATATTTAGTccaatcagacagaaaacagtaaaataaataaactctcattttagtttcacattttctccagaagctttgaatgacatcctgagatgaagacagaagaaaatactttgctcactgttgaaaaaacatctttattgattatgtaaagcttcagattgttcacacatccagtcagtaaagtctgttaaatgactcctgttcaatgatttcatgttcagattcacttcatccacacaatcagttagtttaacccagaatgtacaacaacataataaatgattattatcatgataattacagtttgattgGATGTTTCTCTATGAATTTATAAAGTGATGAGatcaaatacatcaatacaaacatgaaactaacatttagaacaaagagaagtttatattttcatctgaagaaacgtcagtgaaggtaaaagacgtcatcatgagcagcgatagcctccatggataaaaacacacagcaaaaagtcacatttaaagaaactgaaaacatcaacagaacaacaaatgaaaagaagaaagtgttgataatcccagtttgattgacagctgatctctgtgcagttcagaaacaccacagcaacgagctctcagaaacaatggagacaaaaacatgaagaattacaacagaatctgacacatgaagtctgaaatgacttctgtctatttcagttcacagaactcagctgtgtctccatAATAAGGATAATAGAAAtaaagtccagcatagagaggctgagtgaatgtggtctggactctgtggaggagagtcatggtttcagagacgctgtagaaggacagaatacctgctctgtgatccaggtacactcctactctggaggaaacAGGACCTGAGACGGGAGTTGAGATACTGTTGAAGAAAAATGTATAACTGTCAGTGTCACAATATAACATCCAAGATTTGTTATTGAATCCAAATCTACATTCATTCAAgcctcctgctctgctgatatcCTTGTATGAGACTGCTACACCAACTCCCCCCCCGCTCctctccacctcccagtaacaatgtccagtcagactctctttACTCAGGACCTGACAACATctagtgaatctgtctgggtgacgaGAATAAAGCTGGTATTGACTCGTTccttctgcttttctgttcccgtcagataataacagctgtgtgtgtgctgtgtttggatccagtgtgatttcacgtgaatatcttaagaactcagctctggtcttgggttctgtttctgacagtaaaacgtccacaacagtcactgtcagtgagatgtttgtccatttctccgtcaggatgtcctgtagttgatctctgagctctgacacagctgctgtcacatcctcaaagtatctcagaggacggatatcgatgctggatgagtctgtagatgcactgagttgtgacagtgaggggtagttgtgtagaaactggttgtgatcctctgtgtatgagagcttcttcagttcagcgtctttcctcttcagctcagtgatctcctgctccagcttctcctgaagctctttgactcgactcacttcagtttcctgctgggatctgatctgctgcttcacatcagagcttcttttctggatgagactgatcagctcagtgaagatcttctcactgtccttcactgctttatcagcagagcgactgacggcctccacctcctgttgaagcagcttcacatctttctctctgtcctggattctctgctggatgttttgtcgactcacctcgagctctctctgcctctcagtcctttctgctgcagctgagactgtgtcgtggcctttatgttcctccacagagcagagataacagatactctgctgatcagtacggcagaacatcttcatcacctcatcatgacgagagcagatgttctcctggagcttctccgaggggtcgaccagcttgtgtttatTAAATTTAGTTGATTCAAAGTGAGGCTGgaggtgtttctcacagtaagagacgagacactgcagacaggacttgagggctttcagcttcctcccagtgcagacatcacaggccacatcttcaggtccagcatagcagtgatcagcaggagcagcttggagtccagtcttcttcagctgctccactaaagctgctaacatggtgtttttcaccaggacaggcctcggtgtgaaggcctgtctgcactgagggcagctgtagatcttcctctcatcctctccatcCCAGAAGCTTTTAATACATCTCATGCAGTaactgtgtccacagggaatagtcaccggatccttcagtagatccagacagatcgaacaagagaaggtttctcggtccagctgaactcctttctgcgccatttcagctctcagtggcaACGACTGTCTGAGTTTCGCTTCCTGAGAAGTGAAACAACTTTGAGCTCTGATCTAACAacatgtgtctctgcagtgaaTTCAGCCTGCAGCTCTTATACTGCACTACATGTTGGTTCCACCCATCTgcaaactgtagatctgaaggggagggaacCAGGAGATATGAGgacagagtggagcttgttgtgtttgagagcaggaaggagagggaggggttAAGTTTTAAAGAGATACTGTGTGTTTCACCCTGTTTTGTAGCtcagctctgcttcctggtGCCAAAGTGTTTTTTGGGATCTGAGATGACTGTTTATTTTCATCCTATCGGTACAGTATTAAAGCTTTATTGATCATTGTGAAGGAAAcgtttcacattaaaagcatcaaCATGAAATAAAACCTGCTTCAAACACACTGTGCTCCACTGGAACTTCAGTAGCTGTTAACACAAACTAAGATTATAAACCTGAACGCTGTGAATAAAACTGTAAGTTGTTTTAAGTTGATATAAAGGAGGGAAAACTAAAGTAAAG is part of the Thunnus albacares chromosome 3, fThuAlb1.1, whole genome shotgun sequence genome and harbors:
- the LOC122975979 gene encoding tripartite motif-containing protein 16-like gives rise to the protein MAQKGVQLDRETFSCSICLDLLKDPVTIPCGHSYCMRCIKSFWDGEDERKIYSCPQCRQAFTPRPVLVKNTMLAALVEQLKKTGLQAAPADHCYAGPEDVACDVCTGRKLKALKSCLQCLVSYCEKHLQPHFESTKFNKHKLVDPSEKLQENICSRHDEVMKMFCRTDQQSICYLCSVEEHKGHDTVSAAAERTERQRELEVSRQNIQQRIQDREKDVKLLQQEVEAVSRSADKAVKDSEKIFTELISLIQKRSSDVKQQIRSQQETEVSRVKELQEKLEQEITELKRKDAELKKLSYTEDHNQFLHNYPSLSQLSASTDSSSIDIRPLRYFEDVTAAVSELRDQLQDILTEKWTNISLTVTVVDVLLSETEPKTRAEFLRYSREITLDPNTAHTQLLLSDGNRKAEGTSQYQLYSRHPDRFTRCCQVLSKESLTGHCYWEVERSGGGVGVAVSYKDISRAGGLNECRFGFNNKSWMLYCDTDSYTFFFNSISTPVSGPVSSRVGVYLDHRAGILSFYSVSETMTLLHRVQTTFTQPLYAGLYFYYPYYGDTAEFCELK